The following DNA comes from Sediminitomix flava.
TACCATACTGCCATTCTTTTAAATCTGACAATTATGGTAAAGACACTGACGTTAAAAAAACACAAAAGAACAGCTATTAGTAAACTTAAATTCTGAGGCATTGCATCAATGTAAGTATCATTTAACATCATTGAGATGATATTAGCGTGCACCACAACCCCGTACATATCTGGAAAGCCTCTACCTAATAGATTTTTATTTAAAGGTGTATAGAATTTATCTTCTGCAAAGAAATAATCCGTATACTCATCTCCCATGTAGCCCATCAACACAATCTTTCCTTTGATAGCCGCTGTATCAAACTCCTCTAAAAGAACTTGCTTAGGGTCTAATTTAAGATACTTATCAAGATTCCCTTTAAAATAAATCGGTTCAATGATACGTTCTCTTTTTAAAAGATTCTTGTATTTTTCTTCATCAAACTGCCTAACTACTTCAGCTGCTAAGCTAGGCTCCAATTTCCCTTTATTATCTACGAATACAGGAACTTCTCTCCAAGTTGTGAAATCTGCATACTCATTTCCAGTATAAACATGCCCTGTTGAGATCACGCTATCATTCGCCAGAAATAATTCATAAGGCATACCAATAGAATCAGCTGTAACAATATTTTCCTTACGCGTAGGTTCCAAAGGCGTTGAAGCAAATACAAATTTATTTGACTCTGCAACAGCTTGAGCTAGTAAAAAATCCCCCATAGGGTCATCTTCTTTAGGTCCAGCAAAAACTGCATCTATTCCAATAACGGCAGGTTCATATTTATTTAAAATATTAATCTGCTCAGCAATAGCTCTACGTGGAAGGTGCCCAATATTCACAAGAATCACATTTTCTTCAAAAGTTTCTTCTTGAGGATTTCGGATATCTCTGTAATAAATATCAGTTAACTCAAACTCTTCAAAAACAGATTCAAAAACGTTAAAAATTTCTGTTTGCACTCCTACCAACTGTAATAAATACATGAAAAGGAATACAAAAACAGTTCCTGCAAAATGTATAGGATGAAAAAATTGTTTTAGTCCTTCTAGTAGCAAATAAGACCTTTTAGTTTTGTCTTCCATAAAATTAATTTTGGATATCAATTATTGCGGCAAAAATACAAATAATCAAATAGAGTTCCTTAAGAAACTCCTTATAATACAATGCATTCTAAAACTAATTCTATTTTATAAACTTGTGTGATATTATAATAATCCAATTTAAAATAATGCATAAAAAAAGCCTTGACCCGAAGGTCAAGGCTTTATATTAAAAAACCGCATTGATTCTTATCTAGAGTAAACGCTTCTGCGTTTAGTCTCTGC
Coding sequences within:
- a CDS encoding CHASE2 domain-containing protein encodes the protein MEDKTKRSYLLLEGLKQFFHPIHFAGTVFVFLFMYLLQLVGVQTEIFNVFESVFEEFELTDIYYRDIRNPQEETFEENVILVNIGHLPRRAIAEQINILNKYEPAVIGIDAVFAGPKEDDPMGDFLLAQAVAESNKFVFASTPLEPTRKENIVTADSIGMPYELFLANDSVISTGHVYTGNEYADFTTWREVPVFVDNKGKLEPSLAAEVVRQFDEEKYKNLLKRERIIEPIYFKGNLDKYLKLDPKQVLLEEFDTAAIKGKIVLMGYMGDEYTDYFFAEDKFYTPLNKNLLGRGFPDMYGVVVHANIISMMLNDTYIDAMPQNLSLLIAVLLCFFNVSVFTIIVRFKRMAVWYNAISKTIQLVEAIIVTYLSIMLFAEYHYEVNFSLAFLVILLSGDLTEIFVEIIVRFVRRVLRMAPLLFYDS